In Haematobia irritans isolate KBUSLIRL chromosome 1, ASM5000362v1, whole genome shotgun sequence, a genomic segment contains:
- the PNPase gene encoding polyribonucleotide nucleotidyltransferase 1, with the protein MKLVMKYPTNYLKLLNFKLRQHSHIARKLVHTSSTSDPPKLEIKFSNGRNLLMTAGKYARFANATAVCEMGDTAVMVTAVAKSKPTPGTNFTPLVVDYRLKTAASGRIPTNFLRREMGPSEKEILSARLIDRSVRPLFPSEYRTETQLVCNMLALDSVYSPDVLALNASSLALSLSDIPWNGPIGAVRLGLCDGEIIVNPTRRELQSSQLDLVVTATKQNMVVMLEGKGNVVLQQDILKAIKHGTREAQIIIQEIERLQKTYGKEKRSMETISRVDDEIVSAVRSMSEMRLREIFQDGKHDKISRDVAVNDVRSNVIDKVWSSYPDTEPALITEEFNRLCKTIFRELIFETEQRCDGRDYDSLRNISCQVDLYKPLHGSALFQRGQTQVFCTVALDSQESAMKLDTVTALESGLKAKNFMLHYEFPPYATGEVGRVGAVGRRELGHGALAEKALVPTLPNDFPFTVRLTSEVLESNGSSSMATVCGGSLALMDAGVPVSAPAAGVAIGLVTKYENNDTKHLQDYRILTDILGIEDYMGDMDMKVAGTRKGFTAIQADLKIPGIPLKVVMEALQKATDAKTKILDIMSEAIREPRKVKKECWPVTERITVEPQQRAQLIGPGGLNLKKLYIETGCTATTEDETTFTLFAPSQSAMHEAKEMIDTFLIPKERIPDLEFGGIYTAKITELRDTGVMVILYNGMPPALLHNSQLDQRKVAHPSALGLEVGQEIQVKYFGRDPVSGFMRLSRKVLQPTVSLVRSLNKSNPDDVQNGNTPTS; encoded by the exons ATGAAATTAGTTATGAAATAtccaacaaattatttaaaattactcAACTTCAAACTACGTCAACATTCCCATATTGCGAGAAAATTAGTTCATACATCTAGCACCAGTGATCCACCAaagttggaaataaaattctcaaatgG CCGCAATCTTCTTATGACAGCAGGCAAATATGCCCGTTTTGCCAATGCTACTGCAGTCTGTGAAATGGGTGATACTGCAGTTATGGTAACGGCGGTAGCCAAAAGTAAACCCACGCCCGGAACAAATTTTACTCCCCTTGTTGTTGACTATCGTCTGAAAACTGCAGCATCCGGACGTAttccaacaaattttctacGTCGAGAAATGGGACCTTCGGAAAAAGAAATACTATCAGCACGTTTAATAGATCGCTCAGTGCGTCCTTTATTCCCGTCTGAGTATAGAACAGAAACACAATTGGTATGCAATATGTTGGCTTTGGATTCCGTGTATTCTCCTGATGTTCTAGCACTAAATGCATCGTCACTGGCATTGAGTTTAAGTGATATACCATGGAATGGTCCCATAGGAGCAGTAAG ATTAGGTCTTTGTGATGGTGAAATTATTGTTAATCCCACACGCAGAGAACTACAATCTTCGCAATTAGATTTGGTTGTAACAGCCACAAAACAAAATATGGTTGTAATGTTGGAAGGCAAAGGAAATGTTGTTTTGCAACAAGACATTCTCAAAGCAATAAAACATGGCACACGTGAAGCTCAAATTATAATTCAAGAAATTGAACGTTTGCAAAAAACTTATGGCAAAGAGAAACGGTCAATGGAAACTATTTCGAGGGTGGATGATGAAATCGTGAGTGCAGTTCGTAGTATGAGTGAAATGCGTTTACGGGAAATATTCCAAGATGGCAAACATGATAAAATATCGCGGGATGTTGCGGTTAATGATGTTCGCTCCAATGTTATTGACAAAGTGTGGTCAAGTTATCCCGACACCGAACCAGCATTAATTACCGAAGAATTCAATCGCTTATGCAAAACAATATTCAGAGAATTGATATTTGAAACCGAACAAAGATGTGATGGTCGAGATTATGATAGTCTGCGGAATATCAGCTGTCAA GTAGATTTGTATAAACCTTTACATGGTTCGGCATTGTTTCAAAGGGGCCAAACTCAAGTATTTTGTACAGTGGCTTTAGATTCACAAGAATCGGCTATGAAATTGGACACAGTGACTGCTTTGGAAAG tggTCTTAAAGCCAAAAATTTCATGCTACACTATGAATTCCCTCCATATGCCACCGGTGAAGTAGGTCGTGTAGGAGCCGTTGGTCGCCGAGAACTTGGCCATGGGGCTTTGGCGGAAAAAGCTCTTGTTCCTACATTGCCAAATGATTTTCCTTTTACTGTAAGACTGACTTCTGAGGTTCTCGAATCAAATGGTTCCAGTTCTATGGCAACCGTTTGCGGTGGATCTTTGGCCCTTATGGATGCTGGTGTACCTGTGTCGGCTCCTGCTGCCGGAGTGGCCATTGGTCTGGTAACCAAATACGAAAATAATGACACAAAGCATTTACAAGATTATCGAATTCTAACGGATATTTTGGGTATTGAAGATTACATGGGAGACATGGATATGAAAGTGGCTGGCACGCGTAAAGGTTTTACAGCCATACAAGCTGATTTGAAAATTCCTGGAATTCCATTAAAAGTCGTTATGGAGGCGTTACAAAAAGCCACCGAtgctaaaactaaaatattggaTATAATGTCCGAGGCCATACGTGAACCACGAAAAGTAAAAAAGGAGTGTTGGCCAGTTACGGAACGTATTACAGTGGAACCACAACAGCGTGCCCAATTGATTGGTCCAGGtggtttaaatttgaaaaaactctACATAGAAACAGGATGTACAGCAACGACTGAGGATGAGACAACATTTACACTATTCGCACCATCACAATCGGCTATGCATGAGGCCAAAGAAATGATTGATACGTTCCTTATTCCCAAAGAAAGAATACCCGATTTGGAATTTGGTGGCATTTATACGGCAAAAATTACAGAGCTGAGAGATACAGGTGTTATGGTGATATTGTATAATGGAATGCCTCCGGCCTTATTGCATAACTCACAATTGGATCAAAGAAAG GTCGCTCATCCCTCTGCGCTGGGCTTAGAAGTTGGTCAAGAAATTCAAGTGAAATATTTTGGCCGTGATCCTGTGTCTGGTTTTATGCGTTTATCACGTAAAGTTTTACAACCTACAGTCAGCCTTGTACGCAGTCTAAATAAATCAAATCCCGACGATGTTCAAAATGGTAACACACCAACCTCATag